From Chryseobacterium salivictor, a single genomic window includes:
- the ccoS gene encoding cbb3-type cytochrome oxidase assembly protein CcoS, protein MDILYLMILCSVSLAVIFLIIFIISARNGQFEDDESPAVRILLDSEIIKEDSPVSKEAESTEKLDKRTEEKSD, encoded by the coding sequence ATGGATATATTATATTTAATGATTCTTTGCAGTGTCTCTTTAGCTGTAATTTTCTTGATCATTTTTATAATAAGTGCAAGAAATGGCCAGTTTGAAGATGATGAATCCCCCGCAGTCCGCATATTGTTGGATTCAGAAATTATTAAAGAAGATTCACCCGTTTCTAAAGAAGCAGAATCAACAGAGAAGTTAGATAAAAGAACAGAAGAAAAAAGTGATTAG